Below is a window of Lolium rigidum isolate FL_2022 unplaced genomic scaffold, APGP_CSIRO_Lrig_0.1 contig_42541_1, whole genome shotgun sequence DNA.
GCCCATGAGgaaccggatccggtacgacttatatggaaggcggatccgtgacgtgcacggcaagatattgtaccgtagttaggctatacgtaatccggctaggactctccatgtaaaccctagatccgtgcgcctttataagccggatcacgggagccctagaggcacaaccgcaactcattgtaacaacgcgaaagcgtccggataattccggacaagcgagcggtaggccctgtcatcgtgcaggtgttccgaagctgggtaactcgcgtaccaccgtcccgtgtgcactccgccctatggcccttacttcttctccccctcgtgaggatccctcctccgaggtaccgtcaattaggcaacgacaccgcaGCTGCCGCGCCATCAGCTTTCGCTCGGAGCAGCCGAACCTCCGCACTCCCACGTTGCCGAACGGAGATGAGGGAGACCCACAACGCCGCCGGCCTGCGAACCACTAGCACAAGCACCTCCCACGCGGCGACGACGCCACACCACGTAGGACCACCAACCTCACCGCCGGCAGGAACCGACGGGCCAAATCGAACCGAGCCCGCCACGGTCAGATCTGGCACCTCGGGAAGCCGCCGCGACGAGCAACCAGCAGCAACCCGCCGACCACCACCCGCGAGGAAGAAGCGAGGGAGAGGGGCCGCCACCCCGCCCACCTCGCCGGACCGCGAGCagggagccgccgccgtcgccgccacatcCGGGAGGAGCCGGAGCTCCGCCCGCCGTGCTGCGTCGGACCACCGGGGGCGGAGGGGGCCGAGCTAGGCCGCTGCCACGCCGGCCGAGCCGCCGAGGCCGAGCTAggccgccgccacgccggcgaGCCGCCGAGGCCGAGCCATCTCCCACCACCGCGGGCTCCCGCCGCAGACCAAGGCCGTCGCGCGCGAGAgggaccccgccgccgccgtcctccggccgcgggctttgcccggtggactcctccggcggcggagggagggagcAGGGGAGgggggggccggcggcggcgctagctAGGGTTCCCCCGAGCCGCCCAGGGAGGACGACGCGGGGGTCGTTACGTACGTGTGCTGAGCTCCTGACATGTTTGAGTTAATTGTTGAACAAGATTGTGTGTGCATTTGAAATCATGTCATTTAAAATATAACTATCTATTTGACCCAGGAAACCAAACAAATCGTTAAAATTAAGTGACTCGGACCTCGTTTCCACGAGCTAGGACACACATAGCCTGTCCTAGAAAGCCCAAAATCAGCTCAGGCTACCTAACTCTTCTCTATTGGTGTCAAAACGCAGGTGCGGTCCAGCTAGTCAACAGGTTAAACCGACCACATGCATCTATACCTCGCGCTAGCTTGGCGCGCTGCAGTAGAGCTCGTTCTTCTGCAGTCCCCTTCCTGGCGATCTGATCATACTCGCCTGCTCTCATTGTGTTGCACGTCGATGTATGGGAGGGGTTTGTGAGAGCATGAAAACATAGTTAGTGGAGGTCTTTCAAAAAAGAATGAATGAATCGGAAGAAAAAATAAAGAATAATATTTTCCAAAATGCGCCTAATCAACATATCACGGTCAGGTAGGGTAACGCGCatctggaaaaaagaaaaagcaggCGCGTAAAAAGCTAGGAAATTATCAATCTGTAGTTCTGTACTACCCAACAAGAGCAATCAGCTGGCGTGTAAAGCATCTCAAAAGAAAAAAGCAGGCGTGTAAAGTAATTACGCGGCAGGTGCATGGAACTTAACGAAGAAGGATcgatgaaaagaaggggaaaaaataCTACTGTAGTCATATAGTTCACTGGATAGTGCAACTATAAGGGTGAGGTGGGTAGCTTCCACTCCACTTACACTGAACACTGATACAGCTACCAGCAGCGGCGTCCGAGCTCCTTCAAGACAGGATTCCGGCAGGTACCACCCCATCTCCCTTGCCGTGCTTTGATTTCATGATCGGGCCTCCCTCCTCGATCTAACTTGCTGAGTCTTGTAACGCCTGTGCTTAGTTGGCTGTGGCTTACTTCGATCAATCCTGCCTCTTTTCAGGCTATGGATTGACGGCAGCAAATTTTGCTACAGTGCATTCAAACTCTCTCGCCCAAGCGGTTTGATTGGGACTTCGGAAGTGGACTCGAGTCCACGCACTTTCTGTGCGCCTCACAATAGCACATAGCAGTCGCGTCGCTCTTGGCGGGGATGGGGAAAATGTGGCGGCCACAGAGACCAGCCAAGGCCGGAAGTGAGGAGAAGGCCAAATGGGTTGCGGTGACCCCCGCCATTGACGGGGAGGTTGAGGCATCGATGCTAGGGGTTTCGGTGGCAGCGGCGGCTGGGGGCAGGGAGAAGGGGCCACTGCAGGATGGGGTTGCAGGGGCTCGAGCTCCTGTTATCGCCACCAACGGGAAGGGCAAGGTCTTAGTGCAAAGGGGTCCAGTGATCCCTACCGTTAACAAGAAGATCAATGTGCAGGTGGTGGAGGGGGTGCAGGCGATCGTGGTGAATGGAAATGGTAAGGATGAGAAGCATGATGAGGAACAGTTGGGTCGCTCTCAACCGGGGATAGCGAAAATGTGGCGGCCAAGGCGACCGACAAAGGCGCAGCCGGGAGCAGGAGGAGTGAAGCACGGTAAAGGGGTTGCGGTGATCATCGTTGATGGGGAGGTCGAGGCGTCGGTAATAGGGGTTCCGGTGATCGCGGCGGCCAGGGGTAGGAAGAAGAGGCAACTAGAGGATGGGATTGCAATGTGTCGGATAGATGCTTTGGATGGTTCTCCACCTATCGCCACTGACAGAAAGAGTGAGGTCTCGGTGCAAACGGATCCAATGGTCCCCACTATTGACTGGAAGACCGATGCGCTAGTGGTGGAGGGGGTGCAGGCAATCACCGTGAAGGGGAATGGTAAGGAGGAGAAGCATGATGAGGAACGGTTGCGTCGAGAGCGACCGGGGATGGCGAAAATGTGGCGGCCACGGCAGCTGACAAAGGCGCAGCCGGGAGCAAGAGGAGTGAAGGACGACAAAGGGAATGCGGTCGTTGATGGGGAGGTCGAGCCGTCTGTGATAGGGGTTCCGGTGATCACGACGGCTGGGGGCAGGAAGAAGGGGCAACTAGAGGATGGGATGGCAGTGTGCCGGATGGATGCTCTAGATAGTTCTCCAGTTATCGCCACCAACAGAAAGGGCGAGGTCTTGGTGCAAGCTGATCCGATGGTCCCCATTGTTGACAGGAAGATCGATGCGCTAGTGGTGGAGGGGGTGCAGGCAATCACCGTGAAGGGGAATGGTAAGGAGGAGAAGCATGATGAGGAACGGCTGCGTCGCTCTCGACCAGGGATGGCGAAAATGTGGCGGCCACGGCAGCTGACAAAGGCGCAGCCGGGAGCAAGAGGTGTGAAGGACGATAAAGGGAATGCGTTGATCATCGACGACGGGGAGGTCAAGGCGTTAGTGATAGGAGTTCTGATGATCGCAACGGCCGGGGGCGGGAAGAAGGGGCAACTAAAGGGTGGGATTACGGTGTGTCGGATGGATGCTCTGGATGGTTCTCCGGTTATCGCCACCGACGGTAAGGTCGAGGTCTCGGTGCAAACGGATCCGAAGGTCCCCATGGTTGAGCGGAAGATCGATGCGCTAGTGGTGGAGAGGGTGCAGGCGATCACCGTGAAGGGGAATGGTAAGGAGGAGAAGCATGATGAGGAACGGTTGCGTTGCTCTCGACCGGGGATGACAAAAATGTGGCGGCCACGGCGACCGACAAAGGCGCAGCCGGGAGCAAGAGGAGTGAAGGACGACAAAGGGGATGCGGTTATCGTCGCCGACGGGGAGGTCAAGGCGTCAGTGATAGGAGTTCCGATGATCGCAACGGCCGGGGGCGGGAAGAAGGGGCAACTAAAGGGTGAGATTACGGTGTGTCGAATGGATGCTCTGGATGGTTCTCCGGTTATCACCCCCGACGGTAAGGTCGAGGTCTCGGTGCAAGCGGATCTAATGGTCCCCATGGTTAAGCGGAAGATCGATGCGccagtggtggaggaggtgcaggTGATCAACGTGAAGGGGAGTGGTAAGGAGGAGAAGGATGATGAGGAGTGGTTGCGTCACTCTCGGCGAGGGATAGGGAAAATGTGCCAGCCACAGCGACAGGCGAAAGTGCCACCAGAAGAAGGGGGAGTGAAGGAAACCGAAGGACTTGCGGTGATCGCCGTCGACGGGGAGGTTGACGCGTCAGTGCTAGAGATTCTGGTGGTCCCGGCTGCCGGGGGTGAGGAGAAGGGGCCATTGCAGGATGGGAATGTTGTGTGCCGGATGGACGCTCTCGATGGGGCTCCAGTTATTGCCACCAGCGGGAAGGGCGAGGTCTCGGTGCAAGGGGATCCGGTGGTCCCCGCCGCTAAGCAGAAGGTCGATGTGGCGGTGGCTGAAGGGGTGCAGGGGAATGGTAAGAAGATGAAGAAAAAGAAGGGTGGGGAGAGGATCAAGTGGCTGAAGCACTACTCCTCGGCGCAGAGCATACTCATCATCGGAGACGGCGACTTCTCCTTCTCGCTGGCGCTCGCCACCGCGTTCGGCTCAGGACAGAACCTCGTCGCCACATCCCTGGACTCTTACGGTTTGATATCCTTTCCGCTTTCTCTTGCTGCTTGTGATATGACCAGATGTGCGCTTTTTTTTCATGCTAGTAGTACTAATTTAGATGACGATACTGCATTTTTTTGGGACTTAGAACCATTGTAACGTAGGGTACATACTAAAACGCCATGTGTTAATTTGAGAATTCCA
It encodes the following:
- the LOC124681436 gene encoding uncharacterized protein LOC124681436; amino-acid sequence: MGKMWRPQRPAKAGSEEKAKWVAVTPAIDGEVEASMLGVSVAAAAGGREKGPLQDGVAGARAPVIATNGKGKVLVQRGPVIPTVNKKINVQVVEGVQAIVVNGNGKDEKHDEEQLGRSQPGIAKMWRPRRPTKAQPGAGGVKHGKGVAVIIVDGEVEASVIGVPVIAAARGRKKRQLEDGIAMCRIDALDGSPPIATDRKSEVSVQTDPMVPTIDWKTDALVVEGVQAITVKGNGKEEKHDEERLRRERPGMAKMWRPRQLTKAQPGARGVKDDKGNAVVDGEVEPSVIGVPVITTAGGRKKGQLEDGMAVCRMDALDSSPVIATNRKGEVLVQADPMVPIVDRKIDALVVEGVQAITVKGNGKEEKHDEERLRRSRPGMAKMWRPRQLTKAQPGARGVKDDKGNALIIDDGEVKALVIGVLMIATAGGGKKGQLKGGITVCRMDALDGSPVIATDGKVEVSVQTDPKVPMVERKIDALVVERVQAITVKGNGKEEKHDEERLRCSRPGMTKMWRPRRPTKAQPGARGVKDDKGDAVIVADGEVKASVIGVPMIATAGGGKKGQLKGEITVCRMDALDGSPVITPDGKVEVSVQADLMVPMVKRKIDAPVVEEVQVINVKGSGKEEKDDEEWLRHSRRGIGKMCQPQRQAKVPPEEGGVKETEGLAVIAVDGEVDASVLEILVVPAAGGEEKGPLQDGNVVCRMDALDGAPVIATSGKGEVSVQGDPVVPAAKQKVDVAVAEGVQGNGKKMKKKKGGERIKWLKHYSSAQSILIIGDGDFSFSLALATAFGSGQNLVATSLDSYGALTSKYGKVESNVIELKRLGATVLHGVDAKTMKLHPHLEMRQFDRIVFNFPHAGFTGREDHLHVIMAHKQVVHGFFANARHLLRPYGETHISHKTGFPYDAWDIAQLAYESSLIMVGKVDFSKKDYPGYNQKRGDGATCDQPFALGPCCTFMFCIGDVEKLKQAYGNWVGSISYLGDSKFYQGISATEMWPFDLHSLAPAWHQPYFPPVNTVHMPIAFDPCPFGVAEMEHPVNCYGLEYMIPDHFFLTPSCTANYMLPDHSFLPHPCTSNAN